The following coding sequences are from one Gossypium hirsutum isolate 1008001.06 chromosome A12, Gossypium_hirsutum_v2.1, whole genome shotgun sequence window:
- the LOC121211369 gene encoding B3 domain-containing protein REM19: MEMPYCFLSFVTALGSIVSRVKTRSLVSDAKRSCQQSARPPSSREFIDLTDSYIESLDDSPLDQKTKKKMTSPSFQPCKLMRTNPSESNQAKGIKLEKEKKSLNFQYLTKEVGGELKYSVRNDRERRSSARRCPKPDPVYGKQRACVGASAFRTSNPSFNVVIHPSYIGSSSSLHIPVEFVKRYLKKSGEMVLRVVDGRIWIVEYRRKASNKGGKAKFGSRSWGQFAKDNQLEVGDVCVFELMNENGNLLEVAIHRKHLLIEID, encoded by the exons ATGGAGATGCCTTATTGCTTCTTATCATTTGTAACAGCTCTCGGGAGCATAGTCAGTCGAGTTAAAACTAGGAGCTTGGTCAGTGATGCTAAACGTAGTTGTCAACAAAGTGCACGTCCCCCCAGCTCCAGAGAATTTATAGACCTAACAGACTCGTACATTGAGAGCTTGGATGACTCTCCACTAGACCAGAAAACGAAGAAGAAAATGACATCTCCAAGTTTTCAGCCTTGTAAGTTGATGAGAACCAATCCAAGTGAAAGCAATCAAGCTAAGGGGATTAAGctggagaaagaaaagaagagctTGAATTTCCAATATTTAACAAAAGAAGTTGGAG GTGAACTCAAATATTCTGTAAGGAATGATAGGGAAAGGAGGTCAAGTGCACGGAGATGTCCGAAACCTGATCCTGTATACGGGAAACAAAGAGCTTGCGTAGGAGCTAGTGCTTTCAGAACTTCAAATCCCTCTTTCAATGTTGTGATACATCCGTCATACATTGGTTCTTCTAGTTCTCTG CATATACCGGTGGAATTTGTCAAGAGATATTTGAAGAAAAGCGGAGAAATGGTGCTGAGAGTTGTAGATGGGAGGATTTGGATAGTTGAGTACAGAAGAAAAGCAAGTAATAAAGGTGGAAAAGCAAAGTTTGGGAGTAGGAGTTGGGGACAGTTTGCGAAAGACAATCAACTGGAGGTGGGAGACGTTTGTGTGTTTGAGTTGATGAATGAAAATGGAAACTTGTTGGAAGTCGCCATTCATCGCAAGCATTTACTCATCGAAATTGATTAA